The following nucleotide sequence is from Streptomyces xiamenensis.
GTGATGACGGACGCGCACGCCGTACCGCCCGCCATCAGCCCCACCGAGCCGGCGGAGAGCGAGGCGCTGGAGCGGGTACGGCAGCTGGCCGGCACGCACGCCAGCGTCGTCAGCTCCGACTGGCACACCCTGCCCACCGTTCTGGGGACCGTGCTGCCGCGCGGCTGAGCCACCGGAACCGGCGGTAGGCTGATCCACTCCGGGCGGGCGGACGGAACCGACGGACACGAGCGGAAGCAGGTAGGTACCGGGTGCGCGTCGTTCTCGCCGAAGATCTGTTTCTCCTCAGGGACGGCCTCACCCGGCTCCTGCAGGCGCACGGCTTCGAGATCGCGGCGGCCGTCGACAACGGCCCCGCCCTCACCCGGGCGCTCGCCGAACTGCGGCCGGACGTCGCGGTCGTGGATGTCCGGCTGCCCCCGTCCTTCACCGACGAAGGGCTGCAGTGCGCGCTCCGGGCGCGCCGCGACCGCCCGGGCATGCCGGTGCTGGTGCTGTCCCAGCACGTGGAGCAGCTGTACGCCCGCGAACTGCTGGCGGACGGCCACGGCGGGGTCGGCTACCTGCTCAAGGACCGGGTCTTCGACGCCGACCAGTTCATCGACGCGGTGCGCCGGGTCGCCGGGGGCGGTACGGCGATGGATCCGCAGGTCATCCAGCAGTTGCTCGCGCAGCGCACCCAGGACTCCCCGCTGGAGCGGCTCACCCCGCGCGAGCTGGAGGTCATCGAGCTGATGGCGCAGGGCCGTTCCAACGCCGCCATCGCCGAGCGGATGGTGGTGACCGAGCGCGCCATCGCCAAGCACACCTCCAACATCTTCGCCAAGCTCGGCCTCCCGGTCTCCGACGACGACAACCGGCGGGTGCTGGCCGTGCTCGCCTATCTCGAACGGCGCTGACCCGGTCCGAAACGCACGGCCGGCAGACAGCCGGCGGACACAAAGCGCGGCTTTCAGGAGAAAAACGGACCGCTCCGGAGAGAAACCGGACGCGGTCCGGACGCCCGGGAACACCCGCGTGTCCTCGGCCCCTTCCGCTCGTTCAGCGGGATGTGTCCTCCAGCGATCTGTCTTCCCCCGATGTCAAGACCACCAGCCACCGGCGCCGGGAGACCGCGCCCGGCGTCGGCCCCGAGCAGGCCGCCGCCGCGCTGGTGGAGCACTATCCCCGGCTGGTCAGGCTGGCCTACCTCGCCCTGCCCGACGACCTCGGCCGGCACCGCCGGGTGCTCACGGCACACGCCCTGGTCCAGCGCGCCGTGCCGCGCGGCAGGACGGCCGCGCCGGCGGTGCTGCCCACGGCGGGCGGTGACCCCGGCGCCGTCCCCGTACCGCGCGCCGGAGCCGGGCCGACCGCCGACCCCGGCTATCTCCATCTGCGCCAGCGGGTCCTGCGCGCAGCGCTGACCGCCGCCCGCCCCGTGCGGCTGGCCGGGCGCGAGCTGCCCCGGCTGCGCACGGGCCCCTACGGGCTGCCCCGGGTGGCCGGGCTGCGGCTGTTCCCGCGCGCCACCGGCGACACCCCCGAACTCGCCCTCGAACAGGCCCTCAAGCGGCTGACCGGAGCCGGCCGCGCGGCGTACGCGCTGCGCCGGCTCGACGGGCTCAACGCGCCCGCCATCCGTACCCTGCTGGCCGCCTCAGGGGTGGACGAGGACGGCATCCGCGCGGCCCTGCGCGGCGCCGACACCCTGCCCGAGGGCGGTGAACTCGTCGATCCGTGCGCGCTGACCGCCCGCCCCACCGATCTGGCCAGGCGCCGCCGCCGGCAGCGCACCTTCCTCGCCGGTGCCGCCGCTCTCGCGCTGGCCGCCGGCACCGTGGCGCTGGTCCCCGGCGGCTGGGGCCCGGACGGCGCCGCCGCCCCGCCCTACGCGGAGAACGCGCAGGCCCAGGCAGCCCTGGACCCCAAGACGCTGCGCCGGATGCCCGCCGACGTGTGGGAGGGTTCCTCCCGGGTGGACTTCGCCGTGTGGCCCGCCCGTGGCGAAGCCGTCAACGACCAGGAACTGCTGCGCCGCGCGCTGGCCGTGTGGGCGCGCCCCGGCGAGTCGGTGGGCGTCTCCGCGACGCCCGGCACCCAGACCGGACCGCCCCCGGGCCCGCCGCAGTTGCTGTTCGCCGGGGAGGTCGGCCAGGCCACGGTGGTGCTGCTGTACGACGGGATGCGGCTGGTGCGGTACGCGGAGGCGGCCGGCGCAACCGAGGGCGGCGCGGTGATGGACTTCGCCCGGGTGGACGGGGCCGACGCCCTCGCCTCCTCCGCCGTGGTCCTGGACCGGGCGGACGGCAACACCCGCTATCTGCTGGCGCCCTGGGTGGAGTCGCTGGAGATGACCGATCTGCTGACCCCGGGCCGCGGCGGGGTCCCCGCGGAGGTCGACGAGCACGGGGTGAGCGCCCCGGTGCGCACCCCGGCCGGGAGCGGCACGCAGGAGCAGTGCGCCGAGTACGCGGTGCTGGAGTTCACGGCGGCGGGCACGGCGGCGCCGTACGCGATGGCGGACCTCGGGGAGCTGACCCCGGCGCTGCTCACGTACGGTGCGCCGGGCGAGCGGGCCGGGGCGCTGTCGGACGGCACGGCGGCCGCCCGGTGGGCGCGTACCGCCTGTCATCTGTCCGGGGCCACGGCGACCGGGGTGCGCTCGGTGAACACCTGGAACTTCGCCGAGCAGGAGCTGCCGGACGGGGCGGGTACGGCCCAGTGGGTGTGCACCCGGGCCGAGACCTGGCGGGGTTCGGGCAGCCGCACCATGGCGCAGTTCCAGATCCCGTCCGCGAACGACGGTGAGCCCGGTGCCGTCGTCGCGCGGCAGGAGGAGGGCACGGCCTGCGGAGAGTTCGAGCCGCGGGTGCTGGCCGGCGTGCTGTGGAAGTCGCCGGCCGACTCCTGGTACCTGCTGGCCGCGGGCAGTCCCGAGGTCCACTCGATCGCGGCGGAGGGCGAGGTCGAGGGGCACGTCACCGGCCGGGTGATGGCGCTGCCGGCACCCGGGCAGGAGGCGGACGCGGAGCTGACGGCGACGCTGGAGCACGGCGAGACGCTGAGTTCGCTGGGCTGAGACGGGACGGCGCTGCCCGTACGGCGAAGGGCCGTACGGGCAGCGGTCACGCGGGCGCGCGGTCGCGCGTCACGCGGTCATCCGGGGTCGGTGGCCCGGACGGTCAGCAGGAGCGGGCGCCGCTGTGCAGGGCGAGCGCGGTGTTGCTGCCGAGGGTGGCGGTGAACCGTCCCGAACCGTCCACCGTCACGGTGCGGTTGCTCTGCACGTCGCAGTAGTTCCCGGCCGGGAGCGAGGTCTGGTAGGTCTGGGTGAGCGAGCCGCCCTCGTGGTTGATGGCGACGAAGCCCCGACTGCCGCGGCCGAAGGCGATGGCGTTGTTGCCGTTGTCCCACCAGTTGGTGACGGCCTGGCCACGGGTGGCGTTGCGGAAGCCGACCATGGAGGAGATCTCCGGCCAGGCGTGCTGGCACTTCCAGCCGTTCGCGTAGCAGGCGCTCACCTGGCCGTTGCCGGGCGGACCGGCGTCGTGATCGGTGAACTCGTAGCCGGAGTGCACATCGGGTGAGCCGTACGGCCAGGCCAGCATGAAGACGTTGGCGAGCGTGTAGTCGGCGCCGTTCTTGTAGGACAGGGTGGAGCCGTTGCGCTCGGTGTCGTGATTGTCGACGAAGACGGCGGAACCGCCGCTGGGCATGTGGCCCCAGCCCTCGCCGAAGTTGTTCAGGTAGGCCAGCCGTTCGTTCTGGAAGACCCGCTTCAGGTCGGTGCCGTAGCGGAACTCCTGGACATCGCCGGTGCCCCGGTACTCGGTGGGTGAGACGGCCTCGCCGGCGCCGTAGATGGCCTCCTGCTTCCAGTAGGCGTTGGGGTTGCTGAGGCGGGACTTGATGTTGGCGAGGTCGGCGGCGGGCATGTGCTTGGCCGCGTCGATGCGGAAGCCGGCGACGCCGAGGGAGAGCAGATCGTTCATGTAGTCGGCGATGCGCTGGCGGACGTAGTCCTTGCCGGTGTTCAGGTCGGACAGCCCTACCAGTTCGCAGTTCTGGACGTTGTGACGGTCGCCGTAGTTGTCGCCGATCTCGCGGCGGCAGTCGTTGAAGTCCCAGTCGCTGTAGGGGGCGTTCGGGTAGTCGTACTTGGTGTAGGTGCTGCCGGCGGTGCCGGTGCCGGAGCCGGCCGTCATGTGATTGATGACGGTGTCCACGACCACGCCGACGCCGGCACTCCTGCAGGTGTTGACCATGTTCTGGAACTGGGCGCGGTTGCCGAGCCGGCTGCCGATCGTGTAACTGACGGGCTGGTAGGCGGTCCACCACTGGCTGCCCTGGATGTGCTCCTGGGGCGGGGAGACCTGGACGTAGCCGTACCCGGCCGGGCCCAGACGCTGGGTGCATTCGCGGGCGATGGAGTCGAAGTTCCAGGAGAACAGCACGGCGGTGACGTCCTTGTCGCCGGGCGGTGCGGCGCTGGCGGCGGGGGCGCCGAGTGAGACCGCGAGCCCGGCGGCTGCTGCCGTCAGACCGGCGAGCGCCGTACGGATCAGGGGCATGACATCTCCTCACGGGTGGGGGTGCCGGAAGAGCACTCTTCTTGCCGAAAGGTTCTTGGAAGTTTCAGCAATAAGGTTGCAGGGCTGACCGTAGAGCGGCCCGCAGGGGCGGTCAAGGGGCATGACACGCCCCGGAAATGTTGACGTCGAATGTCCGCAACCTCTTACACAAGAAGTTGCGGACTGCTAGCGTCGAACGGCTGCCATCCCGTCACCCGTTGCCGCGCTGGGGCGCGATCGCCGTGCTCCCCCTGACGACGAGTTCCGGCTGGAAGACGAACTCCGTGTGCTGGACCTGGGTTCCGTTGATCTCTTCCAGCAAGGTCGTGACCGCCGCGCCCGCCATCGCGCGGACCGGTTGGCGCAGGGTCGTCAGCGGCGGGTCGGTGAACGCGATCAGGTCGGAGTCGTCATAACCGGTCACCGACACGTCCCCCGGCACGGTGAGCCCGCGCTGCCGCGCGGCCCGTATCGCGCCGAGCGCCATCATGTCGCTGCCGCACACGATGCCCGTGCAGCCCGCGTCCAGCAGGGCGGTGGCCGCGGCCTGGCCGCCCTCCACGCTGAACAGCGAGTGCCGCACCGGCGCCCCCTCCCCCAGTTCCGCGGTGAAGCCCGCCACCTTCCGCAGCACCGGGACGAAACGGGCCGGCCCCACCGCCAGGCCGATCCGCTCATGCCCCAGATCCCGCAGATGCCGCACGGCCATCCGGGTCGCCGCCGCGTCGTCGGGGGAGACGAACGGCGCCTCCACCCGGTCGTTGTAGCCGTTGATCAGCACGAACGGCACCCCGCGCCCAGCCAGCCTGGAGTACCGGTCGGGGTCGGTGGTGGTGTCCGCGTGCAGCCCCGACAGGAAGACGATGCCGGTGACCCCCCGTTCCACGAGCTGATCCACCAGTTCGTCCTCGGTGGCCCCGCCCGGACTCTGGGTGCACAGCACCGGGGTGTAGCCGTGCGAGGCGAGCGCCTGCTCGATGACCTGGGCGAAGGCGGGGAAGATCGGGTTGGTCAACTCGGGTATCACCAGGCCGATCAGGCCCGCGCTGCGCTGCCGCAGCCGCAGCGGGCGCTCGTACCCCAGGACGTCCAGGGCGGCGAGCACCCGCTGCCGGGTCGTGGCCGCGACCCCCGACTTTCCGTTGAGCACCCGGCTGACCGTGGCCTCACTGACCCCGGCCTGCCCGGCGATATCGGCGAGTCGGGCGGGCGCGGCGTCAGCCATGCGTGGCCCACCACACCGTG
It contains:
- a CDS encoding response regulator transcription factor, which encodes MRVVLAEDLFLLRDGLTRLLQAHGFEIAAAVDNGPALTRALAELRPDVAVVDVRLPPSFTDEGLQCALRARRDRPGMPVLVLSQHVEQLYARELLADGHGGVGYLLKDRVFDADQFIDAVRRVAGGGTAMDPQVIQQLLAQRTQDSPLERLTPRELEVIELMAQGRSNAAIAERMVVTERAIAKHTSNIFAKLGLPVSDDDNRRVLAVLAYLERR
- a CDS encoding LacI family DNA-binding transcriptional regulator, with amino-acid sequence MADAAPARLADIAGQAGVSEATVSRVLNGKSGVAATTRQRVLAALDVLGYERPLRLRQRSAGLIGLVIPELTNPIFPAFAQVIEQALASHGYTPVLCTQSPGGATEDELVDQLVERGVTGIVFLSGLHADTTTDPDRYSRLAGRGVPFVLINGYNDRVEAPFVSPDDAAATRMAVRHLRDLGHERIGLAVGPARFVPVLRKVAGFTAELGEGAPVRHSLFSVEGGQAAATALLDAGCTGIVCGSDMMALGAIRAARQRGLTVPGDVSVTGYDDSDLIAFTDPPLTTLRQPVRAMAGAAVTTLLEEINGTQVQHTEFVFQPELVVRGSTAIAPQRGNG